The following proteins come from a genomic window of Actinomycetota bacterium:
- a CDS encoding diacylglycerol kinase: MTAADGPRVAVVVKPADDPQQRAELAAALSAAGLTVMGWWETTASQPGTSQARAAVAAGADLVVVQGGDGTVRSVAAALLGTDVALALVPAGTGNLLARNLGIPAQPAAAAALAATGARRRIDVVELDDEPYLVMGGCGFDARMFAATSPALKQRAGWLAYVVAGLRALRSPAVGVRLESDGRIARTRATGVVVGNVASLTGGVALLPDARPDDGLLDVAVLTAARPREWLGLGWRLLAHRPPTRGQLRRFTGHAVDVVWDVDQPAQVDGDVIASRRTARFRVRPQALTVCVPR, translated from the coding sequence ATGACGGCGGCGGACGGTCCGCGGGTCGCCGTGGTGGTCAAGCCGGCGGACGATCCGCAGCAGCGGGCCGAGCTCGCCGCGGCGTTGTCGGCCGCCGGGCTGACGGTCATGGGCTGGTGGGAGACCACGGCCTCTCAGCCGGGTACCTCGCAGGCTAGGGCGGCCGTGGCAGCCGGCGCCGATCTCGTCGTCGTGCAGGGCGGCGACGGCACGGTCCGCAGCGTCGCCGCGGCTCTGCTGGGCACCGACGTCGCCCTCGCCCTGGTACCGGCCGGGACGGGAAACCTGCTGGCCCGCAACCTGGGAATCCCGGCGCAGCCAGCGGCGGCGGCTGCGCTCGCGGCAACCGGCGCGCGACGGCGTATCGATGTCGTTGAACTGGACGACGAGCCGTACCTGGTGATGGGCGGCTGCGGCTTCGACGCGCGGATGTTCGCCGCCACGTCCCCCGCGCTCAAGCAGCGGGCCGGGTGGCTCGCGTACGTCGTCGCCGGGCTGCGCGCGCTGCGCTCCCCGGCCGTCGGGGTCCGGCTCGAATCCGACGGCCGGATCGCCCGTACCCGGGCTACCGGGGTGGTGGTGGGCAACGTCGCCTCGCTCACCGGCGGCGTCGCCTTGCTGCCGGACGCGCGACCCGACGACGGGCTGCTCGACGTCGCCGTCCTGACCGCCGCCCGGCCGCGTGAGTGGCTGGGGCTCGGGTGGCGCCTGCTCGCCCACCGGCCGCCCACCCGCGGGCAGTTGCGGCGGTTCACCGGCCACGCCGTCGACGTCGTCTGGGACGTCGATCAGCCGGCTCAGGTCGACGGCGACGTCATCGCCAGCCGCCGTACGGCGCGATTCCGCGTACGGCCGCAGGCACTTACGGTGTGTGTGCCTCGGTGA
- a CDS encoding phosphatase PAP2 family protein gives MSEAPVGSLPGGTTGATGGSAGAVGRATGAPGGAAPDAVPARRHRRLPPGSRRVVVGLAVGAVSTTLLLLILGTVVTSAFSHPDESWDGTVLRWLAEHRTAVLDWGSATGSALANTQTVVAVGLVAFVALRLWLGRWRESWLIAAAVLGELWIFLVVTAVVERARPDVAQLDAAPPTSSFPSGHTAAAVALYGSLALVIMVRLGAANRHRWWLLVLFAVPVIVGAARLYRGMHFLSDVVCGLLGGALWLAVVMVAFGAVLRPEPIAGEGSASPSRSGSRPPGPGTASREPAAEEFR, from the coding sequence GTGTCTGAGGCGCCGGTGGGGTCATTGCCCGGGGGGACGACCGGGGCGACCGGTGGCAGCGCCGGGGCGGTTGGCCGTGCGACCGGGGCGCCTGGTGGTGCGGCGCCCGACGCGGTGCCGGCCCGGCGCCACCGCCGACTGCCACCGGGATCTCGCCGCGTCGTCGTGGGTCTGGCCGTCGGGGCAGTCAGCACGACACTGCTGCTGCTGATCCTCGGCACCGTGGTCACGTCGGCGTTCAGCCACCCCGACGAATCCTGGGACGGCACGGTCCTGCGCTGGCTGGCCGAGCACCGCACCGCGGTCCTGGACTGGGGCTCGGCCACCGGCAGCGCCCTGGCCAATACCCAGACGGTCGTCGCCGTCGGGCTGGTCGCCTTCGTCGCGCTGCGGCTGTGGCTCGGGCGATGGCGGGAGTCGTGGCTGATCGCTGCTGCCGTCCTCGGCGAACTGTGGATCTTCCTCGTCGTGACGGCGGTGGTGGAGCGGGCGCGACCCGATGTGGCCCAACTGGACGCCGCGCCGCCGACGTCGAGCTTCCCGTCCGGCCACACCGCAGCCGCCGTGGCGCTGTACGGCAGCCTGGCGCTGGTGATCATGGTGCGGCTCGGCGCGGCGAATCGGCACCGGTGGTGGCTGCTGGTGTTGTTCGCCGTGCCGGTGATCGTCGGCGCCGCCCGGTTGTACCGCGGCATGCACTTCCTGAGCGACGTCGTCTGCGGGCTGCTCGGCGGCGCCCTGTGGCTCGCGGTGGTGATGGTCGCGTTCGGTGCCGTGCTGCGCCCCGAACCCATCGCGGGAGAGGGATCGGCAAGTCCGAGCCGGTCGGGCAGTCGGCCGCCAGGCCCGGGGACCGCAAGTCGTGAACCCGCGGCGGAGGAGTTCCGATGA
- a CDS encoding DUF1206 domain-containing protein codes for MSVLGALRRRSGAAATAGAALATVAGAAGDAAATVAAGVDSVGDSRAIGWAARAGLVARGVVYLLLGLLALLVARGAAVEVDQKGALAEVVERPFGGFVVGAIAVGLACYAAWRLSEAATGVDGEPGTGPRLKSLIRGVLYAGFAVTAVVVLLGSTSSQAADQATLSARLMQSEAGRWLVIAVGAAVAVTGVIQVVEGIRSRFMRYFPAGAMRPTVRRTVHRLGQVGTIARGLVFMLAGGLVCVAGWTYDASRATGLDGAMRTLLEQPYGGALLVLAALGLMAFGCYGLAEARYRRV; via the coding sequence GTGTCCGTTCTTGGCGCTCTGCGGCGCCGATCCGGCGCCGCGGCGACGGCAGGCGCAGCCCTCGCCACCGTGGCCGGCGCCGCGGGGGATGCCGCGGCCACCGTGGCCGCCGGCGTGGATTCGGTGGGCGACTCACGCGCGATCGGGTGGGCAGCGCGGGCCGGGCTGGTGGCCCGCGGCGTCGTGTACCTGCTGCTGGGACTGCTCGCGCTACTCGTCGCGCGTGGCGCGGCGGTCGAGGTGGACCAGAAGGGCGCGCTGGCCGAGGTCGTCGAACGGCCTTTCGGGGGGTTCGTCGTCGGCGCGATCGCCGTGGGGTTGGCGTGCTACGCCGCGTGGCGGCTGTCGGAGGCCGCCACCGGCGTCGACGGTGAGCCGGGCACCGGTCCCCGGCTCAAGTCGTTGATCCGGGGGGTGTTGTACGCCGGGTTCGCCGTCACCGCTGTGGTCGTGCTGCTCGGCTCCACGTCGTCGCAAGCGGCTGACCAGGCCACGCTGTCCGCGCGGCTGATGCAGTCGGAGGCCGGTCGATGGTTGGTGATCGCCGTCGGCGCCGCGGTCGCCGTCACCGGTGTCATCCAGGTCGTCGAAGGAATCCGCTCCCGCTTCATGCGCTACTTCCCGGCCGGCGCGATGCGGCCGACTGTCCGTCGTACCGTGCACCGCCTCGGGCAGGTCGGAACGATCGCTCGCGGCCTGGTCTTCATGCTGGCCGGCGGGCTCGTCTGCGTCGCGGGCTGGACGTACGACGCGAGCCGCGCCACCGGCCTGGACGGCGCGATGCGGACACTGCTGGAGCAGCCGTACGGCGGCGCGCTGCTGGTCCTCGCGGCGCTGGGACTGATGGCCTTCGGCTGCTACGGCCTGGCCGAGGCGCGGTACCGCCGTGTCTGA
- a CDS encoding phospholipase — translation MARWFLRGQQRGNPATDLRDHSTGNAVTALIDGATYFPRLCQQLSDTTAGDHIYFLDFCGDLTERLAGPGTEVGTVLAAAAERGVHVFGLLWRSHPRWLRQTEETNAEFVRHIRDHGGQVLLDSRTRRAGSHHQKLVVIRRPQRPDTDVGFVGGIDLGYSRHDGGSHLGDPQAMAEFPAEYGDRPPWHDIQAEVSGPAVHDLEHTFRERWYGSSVLDLPSPVRQLYDRTYHMGATTTEPLPDALPEPTQRPGTAAVQVLRTYPARLRRYPFAPHGERSIARAYRKAFSRARRLVYLEDQYLWSADVAWVIASALRDNPELHVVVVVPRYPDKDGRVGRPPALVGRDEAVRRCRAAGGDRFAIYDVENNSGTPVYVHAKVVVIDDVWAMIGSDNLNRRSWTHDSELSIAILDEERDGREPVDAPGSGDGARRFARDLRLRLLSEHLDVGDELDELIDPADAVAAIATSAQRLQDWYDGGCVGERPAGRLRPHRDVAIARKDRLWAVPLYRLLYDPDGRPLRDRIRGRR, via the coding sequence GTGGCCCGGTGGTTCCTGCGCGGGCAGCAGCGTGGCAACCCCGCTACCGACCTGCGCGACCATTCGACCGGCAACGCCGTGACCGCGCTGATCGACGGCGCGACGTACTTTCCCCGGCTCTGCCAACAGCTGAGCGACACCACCGCGGGAGATCACATCTACTTCCTGGATTTCTGCGGTGACCTCACCGAGCGGCTCGCCGGCCCCGGCACCGAGGTCGGGACCGTACTGGCGGCCGCGGCCGAGCGCGGCGTTCACGTGTTCGGCCTGCTGTGGCGATCGCACCCCCGGTGGCTGCGGCAGACCGAGGAAACCAACGCCGAGTTCGTCCGCCATATCCGCGACCACGGCGGGCAGGTTCTGCTGGATTCGCGAACCCGCCGGGCCGGCAGCCACCACCAGAAACTCGTCGTCATACGCCGCCCGCAACGGCCGGACACCGATGTCGGTTTCGTCGGCGGGATCGACCTGGGATACAGCCGTCACGACGGCGGTAGTCACCTTGGTGACCCGCAGGCGATGGCGGAGTTTCCTGCGGAGTACGGCGACCGGCCGCCGTGGCACGACATCCAGGCGGAGGTCAGCGGACCGGCGGTCCACGACCTGGAACACACCTTCCGGGAACGCTGGTACGGCAGTTCGGTACTGGATCTGCCGAGCCCGGTGCGCCAGCTGTACGACCGGACGTATCACATGGGAGCCACGACCACCGAGCCACTGCCCGACGCATTGCCCGAACCGACCCAACGGCCGGGAACCGCTGCGGTCCAGGTCCTGCGGACCTACCCGGCGCGGTTGCGCCGCTATCCGTTCGCGCCGCACGGCGAGCGCAGTATCGCCCGGGCGTACCGCAAGGCGTTTTCCCGGGCCCGCCGGCTGGTGTACCTGGAGGACCAGTATCTGTGGTCCGCCGACGTCGCCTGGGTTATCGCCTCTGCACTTCGTGACAACCCCGAACTCCACGTCGTCGTCGTCGTTCCGCGCTACCCGGACAAGGACGGCCGGGTGGGTCGTCCCCCCGCGCTGGTGGGCCGTGACGAGGCGGTACGCCGCTGCCGCGCGGCCGGGGGCGACCGGTTCGCGATCTACGACGTCGAGAACAACTCCGGCACACCGGTTTACGTTCATGCGAAGGTCGTCGTGATCGACGACGTGTGGGCGATGATCGGGTCGGACAATCTGAACCGTCGCTCGTGGACGCACGACAGCGAGTTGTCCATCGCCATCCTCGACGAAGAACGCGACGGGCGAGAGCCGGTCGACGCACCCGGCAGCGGCGACGGAGCCCGCCGATTCGCCCGCGACCTGCGCCTGCGGCTGCTGAGCGAGCACCTCGACGTCGGTGACGAACTGGACGAGCTGATCGATCCGGCGGACGCCGTGGCGGCGATCGCGACGTCCGCGCAGCGATTGCAGGACTGGTACGACGGCGGCTGCGTGGGCGAGCGGCCCGCCGGGCGCCTCCGCCCCCATCGCGACGTGGCGATCGCGCGGAAGGACCGGCTGTGGGCGGTGCCGCTGTATCGCCTGCTGTACGACCCCGACGGCCGGCCGCTGCGCGACCGGATCCGGGGACGACGGTGA
- a CDS encoding anti-sigma factor antagonist: MQSGSGGGAFTVPDVTRSRPIGRRPSVSSTWGPRVATATLHVEGVVVTSSSVQRVALAGELDIASVAQIESTLLGAVSPDLTTDLVVDLAAVTFMDSSALGALVHVNKALTAGGGTMRLANAGGAVLRVLELAGLLDVLRVDRPSHDDR, from the coding sequence CTGCAGTCGGGCTCCGGTGGCGGCGCCTTCACGGTGCCCGACGTGACAAGATCACGGCCGATCGGCCGAAGACCATCGGTGTCGAGCACATGGGGCCCGCGCGTGGCCACGGCGACACTGCACGTGGAAGGTGTCGTCGTGACGTCATCCTCTGTCCAGCGAGTCGCGCTAGCCGGCGAACTCGACATCGCGTCGGTCGCCCAGATCGAGTCGACGCTGCTCGGCGCGGTATCGCCCGACCTGACCACCGACCTGGTGGTCGACCTGGCTGCCGTGACCTTCATGGACTCGTCGGCCCTCGGCGCGCTGGTGCACGTCAACAAGGCGCTCACCGCGGGCGGCGGGACGATGCGCCTCGCCAACGCGGGCGGTGCCGTGCTGCGGGTTCTCGAACTGGCCGGCCTCCTCGACGTCCTGCGGGTGGACCGGCCGTCCCACGACGACCGATGA
- a CDS encoding anti-sigma factor antagonist, whose protein sequence is MAEDCVLVITSTVSGGTAVIVLSGEIDLAEAHRLADYLRGFARPEVDDVIVDMAAVSFVDVVGLRCLESATRSLSWAGRPMVCRDLARQPARLVVQVRGGARIVWADSLVADSRARRDPVVVDLRGPIGGPAGAAEVVTPAGPPA, encoded by the coding sequence ATGGCTGAGGACTGCGTGCTCGTCATCACCTCGACGGTGTCGGGTGGGACGGCCGTCATCGTGCTGAGCGGCGAGATCGATCTGGCCGAAGCGCACCGCCTGGCGGACTATCTGCGCGGCTTCGCCCGACCGGAAGTCGACGACGTGATCGTCGACATGGCGGCGGTGTCGTTCGTCGACGTCGTCGGGTTGCGCTGCCTGGAGTCGGCCACGCGGTCGCTGTCGTGGGCCGGCAGGCCGATGGTGTGCCGGGACCTGGCCCGGCAACCAGCCCGCTTGGTGGTTCAGGTCCGCGGGGGCGCGCGCATCGTGTGGGCGGACTCGTTGGTCGCGGACTCCCGTGCCCGGCGCGATCCGGTCGTCGTCGACCTGCGTGGTCCGATCGGCGGGCCGGCAGGAGCCGCCGAGGTGGTCACGCCGGCGGGGCCACCCGCGTGA
- a CDS encoding acyl-CoA dehydrogenase, whose amino-acid sequence MKREIYGEEHLAFRDSVRQTLARHVEPNLESFFAAKALPRELWLALGAQGLLSLDVPEQYGGMGANDYRFNAILNEELARVTPGLASCVSIHFDVVAPYLVELGTEDQKQRWLPAFCTGELVTAIAMTEPSGGSDLAALRTSAVRRGDTWVVNGSKTFITNGASADLVIVAARTNPNERSKGITLFAVEATAKGFQRGRKLDKVGQAESDTSELFFDDLVLTDADVIGEVDRGFIHMMERLPQERIGAAVANLAHATAILAETLEYVRERRAFGQPIGSFQHNKFVLAELATKIDVTQAYVDNAVRAHAEGNLSAVDAAKAKWWSAEIQNEVMDACLQLYGGYGYMNEYRVARAWRDARITKIWAGSNEIMKEIIGRDLGL is encoded by the coding sequence GTGAAACGAGAGATCTACGGCGAGGAACACCTCGCCTTCCGTGATTCGGTGCGGCAGACGCTCGCCCGGCACGTCGAACCCAACCTCGAGAGTTTCTTCGCAGCCAAGGCACTACCCCGGGAACTCTGGCTCGCCCTCGGCGCCCAGGGACTGCTCAGCCTGGACGTGCCGGAGCAGTACGGCGGTATGGGGGCGAACGACTACCGCTTCAACGCGATACTCAACGAGGAACTGGCACGAGTGACCCCCGGCCTCGCGTCGTGTGTCAGCATCCACTTCGACGTCGTTGCCCCGTACCTGGTCGAACTCGGCACCGAGGATCAGAAACAGCGGTGGCTGCCGGCCTTCTGCACGGGCGAACTCGTCACCGCGATCGCGATGACCGAACCCAGCGGAGGCTCGGACCTCGCCGCGCTGCGGACCTCCGCGGTACGGCGTGGCGACACCTGGGTGGTGAACGGCTCGAAGACCTTCATCACCAACGGCGCGTCGGCCGACCTCGTCATCGTCGCGGCTCGCACCAACCCCAACGAACGCTCCAAGGGCATCACCCTGTTCGCGGTCGAGGCGACCGCGAAGGGTTTCCAGCGCGGGCGCAAGCTGGACAAGGTGGGGCAGGCCGAGTCCGACACGTCGGAGTTGTTCTTCGACGACCTGGTGCTGACCGATGCCGACGTGATCGGCGAGGTGGACCGCGGCTTCATCCACATGATGGAACGCCTGCCCCAGGAGCGGATCGGCGCAGCGGTCGCCAACCTCGCGCATGCGACCGCGATCCTCGCCGAAACGCTGGAGTACGTGCGCGAGCGCCGGGCGTTCGGCCAGCCGATCGGGAGCTTTCAGCACAACAAGTTCGTCCTCGCCGAGTTGGCGACCAAGATCGACGTCACGCAGGCCTACGTCGACAACGCGGTGCGGGCTCACGCCGAGGGGAACCTCAGTGCGGTCGACGCCGCCAAGGCCAAGTGGTGGTCCGCGGAGATCCAGAACGAGGTCATGGATGCCTGCCTGCAGTTGTACGGCGGCTACGGCTACATGAACGAGTACCGGGTGGCGCGCGCGTGGCGCGACGCCCGCATCACGAAGATCTGGGCCGGCTCCAACGAGATCATGAAGGAGATCATCGGGCGCGACCTCGGCCTGTGA
- a CDS encoding ABC transporter substrate-binding protein, giving the protein MNTNVSANAQERSGRRRRTKRLATVSALLAVPVIVAACGSSDNSGGSNSGAAVAPLVFANASYDVSQALIYVAQYGGYFKQQGVDVTVNMVGSAVATSLTSGQADIAGSGGSQAFAITNQGKDTTQLFWTLSGKAVGFMIAKAEIKSPTECKTLVTSVPGGSAYGWAVAYKKAYNATYDITGTADQTLSATGVASGKFDCAANTIGQFSPSVNAGKAHYIVDPRDPNSLPEAARNLENLGTSYFAMKNTIASKRESVVRFIKAINQAVEYVKTHTPEEVAAVLQNDTNYKAIDKTVLAGQIKDITFGYAPNGGFISKDAWASIIAFNQGAGLTYLSTTDPKWSYESNVDMSYWEAAKK; this is encoded by the coding sequence ATGAACACCAACGTCTCGGCCAACGCGCAGGAAAGGTCCGGCCGTCGTCGCCGGACGAAGAGACTGGCGACGGTTTCGGCCCTCTTGGCCGTGCCGGTCATCGTCGCGGCGTGTGGGAGCAGCGACAACAGCGGAGGTAGCAACTCGGGCGCTGCGGTCGCGCCGCTCGTCTTTGCCAACGCGTCGTACGACGTCTCCCAGGCGCTGATCTACGTCGCGCAGTACGGCGGCTACTTCAAGCAGCAGGGCGTCGACGTCACCGTCAACATGGTCGGGTCGGCGGTCGCCACCAGCCTCACCAGCGGACAGGCTGACATTGCCGGATCCGGTGGGTCGCAGGCCTTCGCGATCACCAACCAGGGCAAGGACACAACTCAGCTCTTCTGGACGCTCAGCGGCAAGGCTGTCGGCTTCATGATCGCCAAGGCGGAGATCAAGTCGCCGACCGAATGCAAGACGCTTGTCACCTCGGTTCCTGGTGGGTCCGCCTATGGTTGGGCTGTGGCCTACAAGAAGGCCTACAACGCCACCTACGACATCACCGGCACGGCTGACCAGACTCTGAGTGCGACCGGTGTGGCCAGTGGCAAGTTCGACTGCGCTGCCAACACGATCGGGCAGTTCAGCCCGTCGGTGAATGCGGGCAAGGCCCACTACATCGTCGACCCCCGCGACCCGAATTCGCTGCCGGAGGCGGCCCGGAACCTCGAGAACCTGGGCACGTCGTACTTCGCCATGAAGAACACGATTGCCAGCAAGCGGGAGTCGGTCGTCCGCTTCATCAAGGCGATCAACCAGGCGGTCGAGTACGTGAAGACGCACACGCCGGAAGAAGTCGCCGCTGTGCTGCAGAACGACACGAACTACAAGGCCATCGACAAGACGGTCCTGGCCGGGCAGATCAAGGACATCACCTTCGGCTACGCGCCCAACGGTGGTTTCATCAGCAAGGACGCATGGGCGAGCATCATCGCGTTCAACCAGGGCGCCGGGCTCACCTACCTGTCGACTACCGACCCGAAGTGGTCGTACGAGAGCAACGTCGACATGAGCTACTGGGAAGCGGCGAAGAAGTAG